A section of the Paenibacillus odorifer genome encodes:
- the sigF gene encoding RNA polymerase sporulation sigma factor SigF encodes MDAESKKAPPTYLDDAEVKRLIALSQAGDNLARDTLVSCNIRLVWSVVQRFMNRGYEPDDLFQIGCIGLLKSVDKFDLSYEVKFSTYAVPMIIGEIQRFLRDDGTLKVSRSLKEMANKVRKMKDEMSKTLDRLPTIGEVAEALGVTPEEVVFAQEANKPPTSIHETVFENDGDPITLIDQIADESQERWFDKLALNEAIGGLSERERLIVYLRYYRDQTQSEVASRLGISQVQVSRLEKKILQNIREQIAQ; translated from the coding sequence ATGGATGCAGAGTCAAAAAAAGCTCCGCCGACCTATTTGGACGATGCGGAGGTCAAACGTCTTATCGCGCTCAGTCAGGCCGGAGATAATCTTGCCCGGGACACACTAGTTAGCTGCAATATCCGGTTGGTCTGGTCGGTAGTGCAGCGGTTTATGAACCGCGGGTATGAACCTGACGATTTGTTCCAGATCGGTTGCATCGGGCTCTTGAAGTCCGTTGATAAGTTCGACCTCAGCTATGAGGTCAAATTCTCCACTTATGCCGTGCCGATGATCATTGGCGAGATTCAGCGTTTCCTTCGCGACGATGGAACCTTGAAAGTTAGCCGTTCTCTTAAGGAGATGGCTAATAAGGTCCGCAAGATGAAGGATGAAATGTCTAAGACGCTGGACCGTCTGCCTACCATCGGTGAAGTTGCTGAGGCACTGGGAGTTACCCCTGAAGAAGTGGTATTTGCTCAGGAAGCTAACAAGCCACCGACCTCGATTCATGAGACTGTGTTCGAGAATGATGGCGACCCGATCACACTGATTGATCAAATCGCTGACGAATCACAGGAACGCTGGTTTGATAAGCTGGCACTGAATGAGGCTATCGGAGGTCTCAGCGAGCGTGAACGGCTGATTGTTTATCTTCGATATTACCGTGACCAAACGCAGTCAGAGGTTGCTAGTCGCCTTGGGATTTCTCAAGTGCAGGTATCCCGGCTGGAGAAGAAAATATTGCAGAATATCCGCGAGCAGATTGCTCAGTAG
- a CDS encoding PAS domain S-box protein — MHSLGDKDMTSWSIDMEANLLTMSNVLENWVDCSDHALPHNPNFLREYVYGEDLERFDAYIDKLYSGHLCNLEYRMQLPAKALKWVQSIGTPVFNQEHKVCRIDGVIIDITEQKNAQAQLENSFSLYQQMFATIDVAIWSYDYVSRKMLFISDAIFNITGYSPEQAKEDDFWLRIAPKEERPLIQEIITTVGQGISNLSEYRIIHASGELRWVQVRIIPSMDETGAVVRLNGILIDHTEKKQMQEVLLKSEQRYKSLFDHNPDIVCELDLQGSIVAINPAADQITGEAFNRFGENLSIVNLFGAENSHMMSDYFEKTVGGVLQHYTVTSVRENGLVNHWSMKNIPVHENNQIVGTFVIARDITASVEVEKRLAQREAEYRLITENMEDMIGVLDQQGNFIIASSSCEKIIGLPVGSIKNTTILEYIHPDEQEVLREQILDIFRTKVCKMFYNRFIHIKGHIIDLECLGTPVLGEDGEVVSIVIVARDITKRVQMESELRESEELNRLLIDMSPEAVVLHSEYKFLYVNFSCLGLFGVCSEDQLIGTSIFNWAHPDYITLARDRMREIYYGPNRILAPIEQKVVRSDGSIIDVEVTASSILYKGKVACISIFRDISDRKKIEVERQLTEQIIRNSEERYFNLQMSLDQFSQDLFGAMKISHMEQRLLKEVREVLRVTNICMVEVEDNHDKICEIIETERGYSLKIGEFRRKSYILSINEKSILLEISSVRVWLKTITRYVSVLFDNFLLIEDLTKDLELAASEQAPTWLLRFMFNLSENERKRLAQDLHDSALQEQIIWYRKLDNFLSDKSVTGELKEQLEQITEGLLDVIYELRIICNELRPPALINEGLASSLETLFEFAQLRNDYQIYFESNAFRHKLKDEILIGLYRIVQELLANAAKHSCATEVRISLASEGQQVLLDYEDNGIGMSLLGEDSIKSMGIYGMKERVRSMDGTIRFLSPENKGLAVFISIPAD; from the coding sequence ATGCATTCACTTGGTGACAAGGATATGACCTCATGGTCTATTGACATGGAAGCGAATTTGCTGACAATGTCGAATGTTTTGGAGAATTGGGTGGACTGTTCAGATCATGCTTTACCGCATAACCCCAATTTTTTACGTGAATATGTGTACGGTGAGGATCTTGAACGGTTTGATGCGTATATAGATAAATTATACTCTGGTCACCTATGTAATCTTGAGTATCGTATGCAGTTACCTGCAAAAGCGCTGAAGTGGGTTCAAAGTATAGGCACGCCCGTTTTTAATCAAGAGCATAAGGTTTGTAGAATAGATGGCGTAATCATAGATATCACGGAACAAAAAAATGCTCAAGCCCAGTTAGAGAATAGCTTTTCTCTGTATCAGCAGATGTTTGCTACGATCGATGTGGCGATTTGGTCTTACGATTACGTATCACGGAAAATGTTATTCATATCGGATGCCATTTTCAATATCACGGGATATTCACCAGAACAGGCGAAGGAAGATGACTTTTGGCTAAGAATTGCTCCTAAAGAAGAGCGGCCTTTAATTCAAGAGATTATAACTACAGTGGGGCAAGGAATAAGCAATCTTAGTGAATATCGGATCATCCATGCCAGCGGTGAACTCCGATGGGTCCAAGTCAGGATCATTCCCAGTATGGATGAGACAGGGGCAGTGGTACGGCTCAATGGGATCTTAATCGACCATACGGAAAAAAAGCAGATGCAAGAGGTTCTATTAAAAAGCGAGCAGCGCTACAAATCCCTGTTTGACCATAACCCAGATATCGTGTGTGAATTGGATCTGCAGGGCAGCATTGTAGCTATCAATCCAGCGGCAGATCAAATTACTGGAGAAGCTTTTAATAGATTCGGAGAAAACTTATCCATTGTGAATTTATTTGGTGCAGAGAATTCGCATATGATGTCTGATTATTTTGAGAAAACGGTTGGCGGAGTTCTGCAGCATTACACGGTTACTTCTGTCCGCGAGAATGGATTAGTTAACCATTGGTCGATGAAAAACATCCCTGTACATGAAAACAATCAAATTGTGGGTACCTTTGTTATCGCAAGAGATATCACTGCATCTGTGGAGGTGGAAAAGCGGCTGGCTCAGCGGGAGGCGGAGTACAGGCTTATTACAGAGAATATGGAGGATATGATTGGGGTTCTGGATCAGCAAGGGAACTTCATTATTGCTTCGTCCTCTTGTGAGAAAATTATTGGTCTTCCTGTTGGTTCAATAAAGAACACAACCATTTTGGAGTATATTCATCCTGATGAACAAGAAGTGTTGCGGGAACAGATCTTGGATATTTTTCGGACAAAAGTATGTAAGATGTTTTACAATCGGTTTATTCACATCAAAGGTCACATTATAGATCTGGAATGCTTGGGTACACCTGTTCTTGGTGAGGATGGAGAAGTAGTTAGTATTGTGATTGTAGCGAGAGACATTACAAAAAGGGTCCAGATGGAGAGTGAACTTAGAGAAAGCGAGGAACTCAATCGGCTGCTTATTGATATGTCACCTGAAGCGGTAGTACTCCATAGTGAATATAAATTCCTTTATGTGAATTTTTCCTGTTTAGGATTGTTTGGAGTTTGCAGTGAGGATCAATTGATTGGCACCTCTATTTTTAATTGGGCCCACCCAGACTATATAACGCTGGCTAGAGATCGGATGCGTGAAATCTATTATGGACCCAATCGGATATTAGCTCCTATTGAACAAAAGGTCGTGCGGTCAGATGGATCTATTATCGATGTAGAAGTAACAGCTAGCTCAATTCTATATAAGGGTAAGGTTGCATGTATCTCTATCTTTAGGGATATCAGTGATCGGAAAAAAATTGAGGTGGAAAGACAGCTTACAGAGCAGATCATTCGGAACAGCGAGGAAAGGTATTTCAACTTACAGATGAGTCTTGATCAATTCTCGCAAGATTTGTTTGGTGCGATGAAGATCAGTCACATGGAACAACGATTACTAAAAGAAGTTAGAGAAGTCTTGCGGGTTACCAATATTTGTATGGTTGAAGTTGAAGATAACCATGATAAAATATGCGAGATTATTGAGACAGAGCGGGGCTATTCACTTAAGATCGGAGAGTTCCGAAGAAAAAGCTATATTCTATCCATTAATGAGAAGTCTATTTTATTAGAAATAAGTTCTGTTCGAGTGTGGCTGAAGACGATTACCCGTTATGTTAGTGTGTTATTTGATAATTTTTTGCTCATAGAAGATCTAACTAAGGACCTTGAGTTAGCGGCTTCCGAGCAAGCTCCGACATGGTTACTACGCTTTATGTTTAATTTATCCGAGAATGAACGCAAACGGCTTGCTCAAGATTTACATGATTCAGCACTTCAAGAACAGATCATCTGGTATCGTAAGCTTGATAATTTTTTAAGTGATAAATCCGTTACGGGGGAACTAAAGGAGCAGTTAGAACAGATCACAGAAGGTTTACTCGATGTTATCTATGAACTGCGGATTATCTGCAATGAGCTTAGGCCACCAGCATTAATCAATGAGGGGCTTGCTTCCTCACTTGAGACATTGTTTGAATTTGCTCAGTTGCGGAACGACTATCAGATATATTTTGAGTCAAACGCTTTCAGGCATAAGTTAAAAGACGAGATTCTAATAGGTCTGTACCGTATTGTGCAGGAACTTTTGGCTAATGCAGCTAAACATTCCTGTGCCACAGAAGTACGTATCTCCTTAGCTAGTGAAGGGCAACAGGTGCTTTTGGATTATGAAGATAACGGAATTGGAATGAGCCTTTTAGGAGAGGATTCTATTAAGAGTATGGGGATTTATGGGATGAAAGAAAGGGTTCGCAGTATGGATGGGACCATACGATTTCTTTCGCCAGAGAATAAGGGATTAGCTGTCTTTATATCCATACCTGCAGATTAA
- a CDS encoding D-alanyl-D-alanine carboxypeptidase family protein → MSGAYAEEKSKDSGSNAAAVDLAPGARSAILMDAGTGTIIYEKNSHDKLPPASITKIMTMLLTVEALDEGRLQLTDKVRTSEYAASMGGSQIFLEPGEEMSVDEMLKGIAMASGNDASVAMAEKIAGSESAFVDLMNKRAEELGLKDTHFANCNGLPAANHYSSAYDIAVISRELLKHDRIIKYTGSYQDYLRKDSTKPFWLVNTNKLVRFYTGADGLKTGYTAEAKFCLSATAARDGLRAVAVVLGEPNTKTRNSEVSGMFDYLFSQYKIHTIHKEGDAIGTLKIEKGVKSELPITAKETYSVLLKKGVTQEGIRHELVLPESVKAPVAEGQSIGKLVVYQGTQVIKEYELKAGEAVAKAGWWKLFKRTTGSMFGMD, encoded by the coding sequence ATGTCAGGTGCTTATGCTGAGGAAAAAAGCAAGGATTCTGGCAGTAATGCTGCCGCTGTAGATCTTGCGCCTGGTGCGCGTTCTGCGATTTTGATGGATGCAGGCACCGGCACTATTATTTATGAAAAGAACAGCCATGATAAGCTGCCTCCCGCAAGTATTACGAAGATTATGACGATGCTGCTTACGGTGGAAGCACTGGATGAAGGAAGACTGCAACTGACGGATAAGGTGCGCACGAGTGAATATGCCGCGTCGATGGGCGGATCGCAAATTTTCCTGGAGCCTGGTGAAGAAATGTCGGTGGATGAGATGCTCAAAGGCATCGCTATGGCCTCCGGTAATGATGCATCTGTGGCGATGGCAGAGAAAATAGCGGGTTCGGAGAGCGCTTTTGTCGATCTGATGAATAAAAGAGCGGAAGAGCTGGGTCTGAAAGATACCCACTTTGCCAATTGCAACGGTCTTCCAGCTGCTAATCACTATTCCTCAGCCTACGATATTGCGGTAATTAGCCGGGAGCTTTTAAAGCATGATAGAATTATCAAATATACCGGTTCCTATCAGGATTATCTGCGTAAGGATTCCACCAAACCATTCTGGTTGGTAAACACGAACAAGCTTGTACGTTTCTATACAGGCGCTGATGGACTGAAAACAGGATATACCGCTGAAGCAAAATTCTGCTTATCCGCTACGGCTGCAAGAGACGGTCTGCGTGCTGTTGCTGTTGTGCTGGGTGAGCCGAACACGAAGACACGTAACAGTGAAGTGTCGGGCATGTTTGACTATCTCTTTTCGCAATATAAGATCCACACTATTCACAAAGAAGGGGACGCTATTGGTACCCTTAAGATTGAGAAGGGTGTGAAGTCCGAGCTGCCGATTACGGCGAAAGAGACGTATAGTGTTCTTTTGAAAAAAGGTGTGACGCAAGAAGGCATTCGTCACGAACTAGTACTTCCAGAAAGCGTGAAGGCACCAGTGGCTGAAGGCCAGTCCATAGGCAAGCTGGTTGTCTACCAAGGAACCCAAGTGATTAAAGAGTATGAACTTAAAGCAGGGGAAGCTGTGGCAAAAGCAGGCTGGTGGAAGCTCTTTAAACGTACAACAGGCTCGATGTTCGGCATGGATTAA
- a CDS encoding purine-nucleoside phosphorylase translates to MLTQKEIQEAAIYIKDKCPVAPEIGLILGSGLGVLADLITDGISIPYDEIPHFPVSTVEGHEGELLIGMIEGRRVVMMKGRFHMYEGYGPEVTAFPVRVMKELGIASLLVTNAAGGVNTDFTPGDLMLLTDHLNMTGRNPLIGPNDPALGVRFPDMSTAYSRRLIKVAKETAAQQNFEFKEGVYAGLLGPCYETPAEIVMLRHLGADAVGMSTVSETIVARHAGIEVLGISCITNMAAGILDQPLNHEEVMETADRVRERFLKLVLGFIPKM, encoded by the coding sequence ATGTTAACTCAAAAAGAAATTCAAGAAGCAGCCATTTATATAAAAGACAAATGTCCGGTGGCTCCGGAAATTGGATTGATCCTTGGTTCAGGACTCGGTGTGCTGGCAGACCTGATCACCGATGGAATCAGCATTCCATATGATGAGATTCCTCACTTCCCTGTGTCCACTGTAGAAGGGCATGAGGGAGAACTGCTGATCGGTATGATTGAAGGACGCCGTGTCGTGATGATGAAGGGCCGCTTTCATATGTATGAAGGATATGGACCGGAGGTAACGGCATTCCCTGTTCGGGTTATGAAAGAACTTGGTATAGCCAGCCTATTAGTAACTAATGCTGCTGGTGGAGTGAACACAGATTTCACGCCGGGCGATCTTATGCTCCTTACGGATCATCTGAATATGACGGGTCGGAACCCGTTAATAGGACCTAATGATCCTGCACTGGGCGTGCGCTTCCCGGATATGTCAACCGCTTATAGTCGCCGCCTAATCAAGGTAGCGAAGGAAACGGCAGCGCAGCAGAATTTCGAATTCAAAGAAGGCGTATATGCAGGTCTGCTGGGACCTTGCTACGAAACACCTGCTGAAATCGTAATGCTTCGTCATCTAGGGGCTGACGCTGTGGGCATGTCTACTGTGTCGGAAACCATTGTTGCCCGTCATGCAGGTATCGAGGTATTGGGTATCTCCTGTATTACTAACATGGCTGCGGGAATTCTGGATCAACCTCTCAACCATGAAGAGGTTATGGAAACTGCAGACCGTGTGCGTGAGCGTTTCCTGAAGCTGGTGTTGGGCTTTATTCCGAAAATGTAA
- a CDS encoding pyrimidine-nucleoside phosphorylase, with protein sequence MRAVDIIQKKRDGGELSREEISFLIQGYSKGEVPDYQLSAWAMAVYFQGMNARETGDLTMEMAMSGDQVDLSPIAGIKVDKHSTGGVGDKTTVVLAPLVASAGVPVAKMSGRGLGHTGGTLDKLESISGFSIEMARERFFDQVGEIGAAVIGQSGNITPADKKLYALRDVTATVESIPLIASSVMSKKIAAGADAIVLDVKTGSGAFMKTLDDSIALAQAMVDIGTHLGRNTVAIISDMDQPLGYGIGNALEIKEGIETLKGHGPKDLQEVCLILGSQMLVLGGKAKDEAEARSILMTHIEDGSALEKFKQIVKAQGGDVSQIDSPEKLPTAKRFIEVKAKTKGFIEGIQAEEIGVAAMLLGAGRETKESVIDLAVGIQLSKKVGDAVEIGETLAVLHINDASEKKVEEAEGKVLEAYRITSEPVPAQPLVFALVTKDGVTRY encoded by the coding sequence ATGAGAGCTGTCGATATTATTCAGAAAAAAAGAGATGGCGGAGAGCTGAGTCGTGAGGAAATTTCCTTTCTAATTCAGGGCTATAGTAAAGGTGAAGTGCCTGATTATCAGCTCTCTGCTTGGGCAATGGCTGTTTATTTTCAAGGCATGAACGCGCGGGAAACCGGCGATCTAACGATGGAAATGGCGATGTCCGGCGATCAAGTAGATCTTAGCCCAATCGCAGGTATTAAAGTCGATAAACACTCCACAGGCGGAGTGGGCGATAAAACAACTGTAGTATTGGCACCCTTGGTAGCTTCTGCTGGAGTACCGGTAGCGAAGATGTCCGGTCGTGGACTTGGGCACACTGGAGGCACGCTCGATAAGCTGGAGTCAATCAGTGGTTTCTCTATCGAGATGGCTCGTGAGCGTTTCTTTGACCAAGTAGGGGAGATCGGGGCTGCCGTGATCGGTCAGTCGGGCAACATTACACCCGCAGACAAAAAGCTGTATGCCCTTCGGGATGTAACTGCAACAGTTGAATCCATCCCCCTTATTGCAAGCTCTGTGATGAGCAAGAAGATTGCAGCAGGTGCGGATGCGATCGTGTTGGATGTCAAAACAGGCAGCGGTGCTTTTATGAAGACGCTGGATGATTCTATAGCACTCGCTCAGGCGATGGTTGACATTGGAACGCATCTGGGTCGCAATACCGTTGCAATCATCAGTGATATGGACCAGCCGCTTGGTTACGGGATCGGAAATGCGTTGGAAATTAAGGAAGGAATCGAGACCTTGAAGGGTCATGGTCCAAAGGATCTACAGGAGGTCTGTCTTATTCTGGGCAGCCAGATGCTTGTTCTTGGCGGCAAAGCCAAGGATGAAGCGGAGGCACGTTCGATTCTTATGACGCATATTGAAGATGGCAGTGCGCTAGAGAAGTTCAAACAAATCGTGAAGGCACAAGGTGGAGATGTATCGCAAATTGATTCTCCGGAGAAGCTCCCTACTGCTAAGCGATTCATTGAAGTGAAGGCGAAAACGAAGGGGTTCATAGAAGGTATTCAGGCCGAGGAAATTGGCGTTGCGGCTATGCTGCTTGGAGCTGGACGTGAAACTAAGGAATCTGTAATCGATCTGGCTGTGGGGATTCAACTCTCCAAAAAGGTTGGAGATGCTGTAGAGATTGGCGAGACGCTTGCAGTCTTGCATATCAACGATGCCAGTGAGAAGAAAGTTGAGGAAGCTGAAGGTAAGGTGTTAGAAGCCTACCGTATCACTTCTGAACCTGTTCCTGCCCAACCTTTGGTATTTGCACTTGTTACTAAAGATGGGGTAACACGGTACTAG
- the spoIIAB gene encoding anti-sigma F factor, producing MTNGKAGNFMNVQFAALSENESFARVVVAAFVSRLDPTMDELNDLKTVVSEAVTNCIIHGYDSDPEGIVTISASLDNETVHLTIEDQGRGIEDLELAQQPLYTSKPELERSGMGFTIMENFMDEFEVTSEPGHGTSISMKKTIVSKKALYN from the coding sequence ATGACAAATGGTAAGGCTGGTAACTTCATGAACGTGCAGTTCGCTGCACTCTCGGAGAACGAATCATTCGCGCGTGTAGTTGTAGCGGCGTTCGTTTCTAGGCTTGATCCTACAATGGACGAGCTGAATGATCTGAAGACAGTCGTGTCGGAGGCGGTCACCAATTGTATTATTCATGGGTATGATAGTGATCCGGAAGGTATTGTGACTATTTCAGCTTCGCTGGACAACGAAACGGTACATTTAACCATTGAGGATCAGGGACGGGGCATTGAGGATTTGGAGCTGGCACAACAGCCGCTATATACCTCAAAGCCAGAGCTGGAGCGGTCGGGCATGGGCTTTACCATTATGGAGAATTTCATGGATGAATTTGAAGTCACTAGTGAACCGGGACACGGCACTTCGATCTCAATGAAGAAAACCATCGTTTCGAAAAAAGCTTTATACAATTAG
- a CDS encoding serine hydrolase domain-containing protein, with protein MNHLADCIEAEATQNNFSGVVLVQQHDKEVSSSCYGYANKSDKRENNIHTRFGIASGCKIFTAIAVCQLVDQGLISFESRLIDYLKKVEFPLFSPDITIHQLLTHSSGIPDYFDETIMDDFEDLWKARPMYTLRQLEDFVPMFRTLPMMWTPGERFHYNNAGYIVLGLLVEELSEMSFSDYVEHHIFKPCGMEQSGYFTLDALPANCALGYIEEENGNWRTNIYSIPVKGGADGGAFVTAPDLQLFWIGLMNHTLLSPVITSLLLTPHVHVDGEGYYGYGVWITLREEKVFKFHIMGYDPGVSFRSAIYPASGETVVVLCNTSSGASQIFNKINNQL; from the coding sequence ATGAACCACCTTGCAGATTGTATTGAAGCAGAAGCTACACAGAACAATTTCTCTGGTGTAGTGCTGGTACAACAACATGATAAAGAAGTCAGCAGCAGCTGTTACGGTTATGCCAATAAGTCGGATAAGCGCGAAAACAATATTCATACCCGGTTCGGCATTGCTTCCGGATGTAAAATATTTACCGCGATTGCTGTCTGCCAGCTGGTCGATCAGGGATTGATTTCTTTTGAAAGTAGACTAATAGATTATCTTAAAAAGGTAGAGTTCCCTCTCTTTAGTCCTGACATCACCATTCATCAGCTACTTACGCATAGCTCTGGTATTCCGGATTATTTTGATGAAACAATTATGGATGATTTCGAGGACCTGTGGAAGGCACGGCCTATGTACACCTTGCGACAGCTTGAGGATTTTGTGCCGATGTTCCGAACCCTTCCCATGATGTGGACCCCGGGCGAACGTTTCCACTACAACAATGCCGGCTATATCGTGCTAGGCCTTCTGGTGGAGGAACTGAGTGAAATGTCTTTTTCCGATTATGTAGAGCATCACATCTTTAAGCCTTGCGGAATGGAGCAATCCGGTTACTTCACGTTAGATGCCTTACCTGCCAACTGTGCACTAGGATACATAGAGGAAGAGAACGGGAACTGGAGAACCAACATCTACTCAATCCCGGTAAAAGGAGGCGCTGACGGTGGAGCTTTCGTCACTGCCCCCGACCTGCAGCTATTCTGGATCGGGTTAATGAACCATACATTATTGAGTCCAGTAATCACTTCATTATTGCTTACTCCCCATGTACATGTGGATGGCGAAGGCTATTATGGTTATGGTGTATGGATTACCCTCCGCGAAGAAAAAGTGTTCAAATTTCACATTATGGGCTATGATCCCGGTGTTTCCTTCCGGTCGGCTATTTATCCAGCTAGTGGCGAGACTGTGGTCGTATTATGTAATACAAGCAGCGGGGCTTCGCAGATTTTCAATAAGATCAATAATCAGTTATAA
- the spoIIAA gene encoding anti-sigma F factor antagonist, translating into MNSNVEMEHHRGVLIVRLSGELDHHAADFVRMDMDEAIMRGQVSHLILSLKHLQFMDSSGLGVILGRYKLIHSKGGKMVVCDATAPVKRLLEMSGLFKIMPLYDDESTALSDLEVAL; encoded by the coding sequence ATGAATTCTAATGTGGAAATGGAGCATCACAGGGGTGTGCTGATTGTCCGTTTATCTGGGGAACTCGATCATCATGCCGCCGATTTTGTAAGAATGGATATGGATGAAGCGATTATGCGGGGTCAGGTATCGCATTTGATCCTTAGTCTTAAGCATCTGCAGTTTATGGACAGTTCGGGTCTCGGCGTAATTCTGGGAAGGTATAAACTGATCCATAGTAAAGGCGGCAAAATGGTGGTGTGTGATGCAACGGCACCTGTGAAGCGACTTCTGGAAATGTCAGGCCTGTTCAAGATCATGCCCCTATATGACGACGAGAGTACTGCACTCTCGGATTTGGAGGTTGCGTTATGA
- the deoB gene encoding phosphopentomutase, with the protein MSLFKRIGFIVLDSVGIGEAPDAANFGDAGSHTLGHILNRVPGLKLPNLQQLGLANIAPLPPLEPVASPTGYYGKMQEVSVGKDTMTGHWELMGLKIEVPFNTYPDGFPAELIEKFEAATGRKVIGNKPASGTEILVEYGEEQMKTGAWIVYTSADSVFQLAAHEDIIPLEELYSACKIARELTMAPEFSVGRVIARPYVGEPGKFVRTSNRHDYAVKPPEPTVMNALADIGKDVIAVGKINDIFTGEGVTASYPTKSNEHGIEVTIEQLRQPFNGLLFTNLVDFDSLYGHRRDPEGYGHALEVFDQALPEILSTLGEDDLLIISADHGNDPIHSGTDHTREYVPLLIYSPRLKHPDSLGIRETFSDVAATIADNFGAKAPQYGTSFLAKLQ; encoded by the coding sequence ATGTCCTTATTTAAACGAATTGGTTTTATTGTTCTGGATAGTGTAGGTATCGGAGAAGCTCCAGATGCTGCGAATTTTGGTGATGCGGGTTCACATACGCTTGGTCATATTTTGAACCGTGTTCCCGGATTGAAACTCCCTAACCTACAGCAGTTAGGATTAGCTAATATTGCTCCGCTGCCGCCGCTTGAACCTGTAGCTTCACCAACAGGATATTATGGCAAGATGCAGGAAGTATCTGTAGGTAAGGATACGATGACCGGGCACTGGGAGCTGATGGGGCTGAAAATAGAGGTTCCATTTAATACGTATCCGGACGGATTTCCGGCAGAATTGATTGAAAAATTCGAAGCAGCAACTGGCCGGAAAGTGATCGGTAATAAACCAGCTTCCGGTACGGAAATTCTAGTTGAATATGGCGAAGAGCAAATGAAGACCGGAGCTTGGATTGTGTACACCTCTGCGGACAGTGTATTCCAGCTTGCGGCACATGAAGATATCATTCCACTGGAAGAGCTATACAGCGCGTGTAAAATCGCCCGTGAGCTAACTATGGCTCCTGAATTCTCCGTAGGGCGCGTTATTGCTCGTCCTTATGTTGGCGAACCAGGAAAGTTCGTACGGACCTCAAATCGCCATGATTATGCCGTGAAACCACCGGAACCAACGGTAATGAACGCGCTGGCTGATATCGGAAAAGATGTTATCGCGGTAGGAAAGATCAACGATATTTTCACAGGTGAAGGGGTTACAGCTTCTTACCCTACGAAGAGCAATGAACATGGTATCGAAGTCACCATTGAGCAACTTCGCCAACCGTTCAATGGCTTGCTGTTCACGAATCTGGTGGATTTTGACTCTTTATATGGACACCGTCGCGATCCGGAAGGATATGGTCATGCACTGGAAGTATTCGATCAGGCGCTGCCTGAAATTCTATCCACGCTTGGTGAAGATGACCTGTTGATTATTTCAGCAGATCATGGGAATGATCCAATCCATAGCGGAACAGATCATACTCGTGAATATGTGCCACTGCTTATTTACAGCCCACGCCTTAAGCATCCAGATAGCTTAGGTATTCGTGAGACCTTCTCGGATGTTGCCGCAACCATTGCTGATAATTTCGGTGCGAAGGCGCCGCAGTATGGGACAAGCTTTTTAGCGAAACTGCAATAA